Proteins encoded together in one Mycobacteriales bacterium window:
- a CDS encoding phosphatidate cytidylyltransferase — protein MSERPAVGRAGRNLPMALGIGLALGALVLVPLYLEKPVFLAVVVAAVGLGVHEFSRALSTKGIKAPFIPLVVGSTAIICTSYAVDRQAMTTAMLCTIPLVVAWRVVQGTDGFVVGLSASLLVLLYTGFLAGFCGLMLAAPDGDRRVTCFVATVVASDVGGYATGVFFGRHLLAPRISPKKSWEGLAGSTIACASIGIILCTSLLHTQWWQGALLGLAIVGSATLGDLGESMAKRDLGLKDMGSLLPGHGGMLDRLDSLLPSAPVAWAVLAAIAPLH, from the coding sequence GTGAGCGAGCGGCCAGCGGTCGGGCGGGCCGGTCGCAACCTTCCGATGGCGCTCGGGATCGGGCTGGCGCTCGGCGCGCTCGTCCTCGTCCCGCTGTATCTCGAGAAGCCGGTCTTCCTCGCCGTCGTGGTCGCCGCGGTCGGCCTCGGCGTCCACGAGTTCTCCCGTGCGCTTTCGACCAAGGGGATCAAGGCGCCGTTCATCCCACTCGTCGTGGGCTCCACCGCGATCATCTGTACGTCGTACGCCGTCGACCGGCAGGCGATGACCACCGCGATGCTGTGCACGATCCCGCTGGTCGTCGCCTGGCGCGTCGTGCAGGGCACCGACGGCTTCGTCGTCGGCCTGTCCGCATCCCTGCTCGTGCTGCTCTACACCGGGTTCCTGGCCGGCTTCTGCGGGCTCATGCTCGCCGCGCCGGACGGCGATCGTCGGGTCACCTGTTTCGTCGCGACCGTGGTGGCGAGTGACGTCGGTGGTTATGCGACCGGCGTGTTCTTCGGCCGCCACCTGCTTGCCCCGAGGATCAGCCCGAAGAAGTCGTGGGAAGGCCTGGCGGGGTCAACCATCGCCTGCGCCTCGATCGGGATCATTCTCTGCACGTCGTTGCTGCACACCCAGTGGTGGCAGGGTGCGCTCCTGGGGCTGGCGATCGTGGGCTCGGCAACGTTGGGCGACCTCGGCGAGTCGATGGCCAAACGTGACCTCGGCCTGAAGGACATGGGCAGCTTGCTGCCCGGCCACGGCGGCATGCTCGACCGGCTCGACTCGCTGCTGCCGTCGGCACCGGTCGCCTGGGCCGTCCTCGCCGCGATCGCGCCGCTGCATTGA
- the frr gene encoding ribosome recycling factor, producing the protein PVNQLASFTVPEPRMAVISPYDKGSMASVEKAIRDSDLGVNPTSDGNVIRVVFPQLTEERRRDLIKVARGKAEDGRIAIRNIRRHAKDTLDKLAKDGETGKDDVERAEKELEKTTHRYVESVDEALAAKESELLEV; encoded by the coding sequence GCCGGTGAACCAACTTGCCTCGTTCACGGTGCCCGAGCCACGGATGGCCGTGATCTCGCCGTACGACAAGGGCTCGATGGCCTCAGTCGAGAAGGCGATCCGCGACAGCGACCTCGGCGTCAATCCCACCTCGGACGGCAACGTGATCCGTGTCGTGTTCCCGCAGCTCACCGAGGAGCGGCGGCGGGACCTGATCAAGGTCGCGCGCGGCAAGGCCGAGGACGGCCGGATCGCGATCCGCAACATCCGCCGGCATGCGAAGGACACCCTCGACAAGCTGGCGAAGGACGGCGAGACCGGCAAGGACGACGTCGAGCGAGCCGAGAAAGAGCTCGAGAAGACCACGCACCGCTACGTCGAGTCGGTCGACGAGGCACTGGCGGCCAAGGAATCCGAACTGCTCGAGGTCTGA